Proteins encoded in a region of the Populus nigra chromosome 3, ddPopNigr1.1, whole genome shotgun sequence genome:
- the LOC133688513 gene encoding uncharacterized protein LOC133688513: MFSLKAINTSFAPTNHGFFHTRKPSNTKNSILFLCKSNDSDSEAPPPEGDTKKQELLAKIAMLQAQKVRLTDYLDERSAYLTQFAEEANAEFDKIGEDALKGLDDAGARIMENIESQMQAFEESAELNRTEIEKNDNKVADFEVQMENDRNEGMFFKSLGQKAPVDKTKAKEEAQKIKDLTNAKAGSKTRKNIYLALMGVLAIVIADSFLSSAPDWRKVAVLGAILVGLITQFSYEQRLASDIERAEKEQTDKEK, from the exons atgttttcccTCAAAGCCATCAACACCTCATTTGCTCCTACAAATCATGGTTTTTTCCACACTAGAAAGCCATCCAACACAAAGAACTCCATCCTGTTCCTTTGCAAGTCAAATGATTCCGACTCTGAGGCTCCCCCACCTGAAGGTGATACTAAAAAACAAGAACTGCTTGCGAAGATAGCCATGCTTCAAGCTCAAAAGGTCCGTCTCACTGATTACTTGGACGAGAGATCAGCTTATCTAACTCAATTTGCTGAAGAAGCCAATGCTGAGTTTGATAAAATTGGAGAGGATGCTCTAAAAGGACTTGATGACGCAGGTGCCAGG ATAATGGAGAACATAGAGAGCCAGATGCAAGCTTTTGAGGAATCTGCAGAATTGAACAGAACGGAAATTGAGAAGAACGATAATAAGGTAGCAGATTTTGAAGTTCAAATGGAAAACGACCGGAATGAGGGGATGTTCTTCAAGAGCCTTGGCCAGAAAGCACCAGTTGATAAAACCAAAGCTAAGGAGGAAGCACAGAAGATTAAAGATCTGACTAACGCAAAAGCAGGGTCAAAAACCAGGAAGAACATTTACCTTGCTTTAATGGGTGTACTAGCCATAGTAATTGCTGATTCCTTCCTCTCTTCTGCACCTGATTGgcgaaaagttgcagttctcgGAGCAATTTTAGTGGGTTTGATCACTCAGTTCAGCTACGAGCAGAGATTAGCATCAGACATAGAAAGAGCAGAAAAGGAACAGACAGACAAAGAAAAGTAA
- the LOC133688514 gene encoding pentatricopeptide repeat-containing protein At3g09060-like, which translates to MGRLKKGSGADSTTYGVLIHGLCKNGHLNKALTILKEAEDERDKLDALAHSSMVDGLSKQGRVDEALGIVHQMDNHGCKLSPHVCNLLINGFVRASKLEQEIHFFREMESKGCSPPLVVYNTLINGLCKAERFCHAYSFVKEMLKRDWKPDSITYSLLIMALNLWRQALD; encoded by the coding sequence ATGGGAAGGTTGAAGAAGGGGAGTGGAGCTGATTCTACTACTTATGGAGTTTTGATTCATGGGTTGTGTAAGAATGGTCATTTGAATAAGGCGTTGACAATATTGAAAGAGGCAGAAGATGAAAGAGATAAGCTGGATGCTCTTGCACATTCTTCGATGGTTGATGGGTTAAGCAAACAAGGAAGAGTAGATGAAGCTTTGGGCATAGTGCATCAGATGGATAATCATGGCTGTAAGTTGAGTCCTCATGTTTGCAATCTATTGATTAATGGGTTTGTCCGAGCTTCCAAACTTGAGCAGGAAATTCACTTTTTCAGGGAAATGGAATCCAAAGGTTGTTCTCCTCCTCTTGTCGTCTATAACACTCTTATAAATGGTCTGTGCAAGGCAGAAAGATTTTGCCATGCATATTCTTTTGTAAAGGAAATGCTAAAAAGAGACTGGAAGCCAGACTCGATCACTTATAGCTTATTGATAATGGCCCTCAACTTGTGGCGCCAAGCTCTTGACTAG
- the LOC133690168 gene encoding protein OCTOPUS-like, translated as MNTTTEPPQLQPPQPPQPHRHSTSCDRHPEEHFTGFCPSCLCERLAVLDPNTSSAASSSSSRKPTATAALKAIFKPSQLSSSSNNNNNNNNNKSSSFFPELRRTKSFSASKNEGFSGVFEPQRKSCDVRERYTLWSLFTQDDERNPSVKKEPFKGGPEIEAVEPRISCSSVRGPVFESKEEEEIESETDTENENANTSVNVNIGGDILVNGVLEESNLTARNSNANPIDEIIEEEEDEDEDEDEEEGIIIEPEPVHETVLEELKTMKDHIDLDSQSKKTSGRDLKEIAGSFWSAASVFSKKLQKWRQKQKLKKQRNGGPGSATLPVEKPIGRQYRETQSEIADYGFGRRSCDTDPRFSLDAGRISFDDPRYSFDEPRASWDGYLIGRTFPRMPTMVSVVEDAPVNVVNVVSRSDTQIPVEEPPRISMNSINEDDEDETVPGGSVQTRDYYSDSSSRRRKSLDRSNSIRKTAAAVVAEIDELKAVSNAKVTPATVDYIHGPKLVVPDRDFRDSNSNSLRDDCSETFDMGFRDNASVVGNGERKGVKKPRRWSKAWNIWGFIHRRSVNKDEDEDRYSRANGVERSFSESWPELRGERNGDVRGGFNPKMLRSNSSVSWRNSHNFGGGSFSSARKSSVETNGNGRKKRDEFVLERNRSARYSPNNMDNGLLRFYLTPLRNSRRNGWGKSKSSHAQSIARSVLRLY; from the coding sequence ATGAATACCACCACTGAACCACCACAACTTCAGCCACCCCAACCACCGCAACCCCACCGTCATTCCACTTCTTGTGACCGTCACCCAGAAGAACATTTCACTGGTTTTTGCCCTTCATGCCTCTGCGAGCGTCTTGCCGTGCTCGATCCCAACACCTCCTCCGccgcttcttcttcctcttcccgCAAACCCACTGCCACCGCCGCCCTTAAAGCCATCTTCAAGCCTTCTCAACTGTCTAGCtccagtaataataataataataataacaataacaagtcGTCTTCATTTTTTCCTGAGCTCCGCCGTACTAAATCCTTTTCTGCCTCTAAAAACGAAGGGTTTTCCGGGGTTTTTGAGCCTCAAAGAAAATCTTGTGACGTTCGAGAGAGATATACTCTTTGGTCTCTCTTCACTCAGGACGACGAGAGAAACCCATCTGTTAAAAAAGAGCCCTTTAAAGGAGGACCTGAAATTGAGGCTGTTGAGCCCAGAATTTCTTGTTCTAGTGTTCGAGGTCCGGTTTTTGAgtctaaagaagaagaagaaatcgaaAGCGAAACCGACACTGAAAATGAGAATGCGAATACCAGCGTCAATGTTAATATTGGTGGAGATATTTTGGTTAATGGGGTTTTAGAGGAGTCTAATTTGACTGCGAGAAATTCGAATGCAAACccaattgatgaaattatagaGGAAGAGGAAGACGAAGACGAAGACGAGGACGAAGAAGAAGGGATTATTATAGAGCCAGAGCCAGTTCACGAAACAGTTTTGGAGGAGCTTAAGACTATGAAGGACCATATAGATCTTGATTCGCAGTCTAAAAAAACCTCAGGGAGGGACTTGAAAGAGATTGCTGGTAGTTTCTGGTCTGCTGCATCGGTTTTCAGCAAGAAATTGCAGAAATGGAGGCAAAAGCAGAAGCTTAAGAAGCAGAGAAATGGCGGTCCTGGTTCAGCTACGTTGCCTGTAGAGAAGCCAATTGGGAGGCAGTATAGGGAGACTCAGTCGGAGATTGCTGATTATGGGTTTGGTAGAAGGTCTTGTGACACGGATCCGAGGTTCTCTCTTGATGCTGGGAGGATTTCTTTTGATGATCCTAGGTATTCTTTCGACGAGCCTCGTGCTTCTTGGGATGGATATCTGATTGGAAGGACATTTCCAAGAATGCCTACAATGGTATCTGTTGTTGAGGATGCTCCTGTTAACGTTGTTAATGTTGTTTCAAGGTCTGATACTCAAATCCCAGTTGAGGAACCGCCGCGAATATCTatgaattcaatcaatgaagatgatgaagatgagaCTGTCCCTGGTGGGTCTGTCCAAACTAGGGATTATTACTCTGATTCTTCATCGAGGAGGAGGAAGAGTCTTGACAGGTCTAATTCTATTAGGAAGACTGCTGCGGCTGTGGTGGCTgagattgatgagttgaaggcTGTTTCCAATGCTAAAGTGACACCAGCAACTGTGGATTATATCCATGGACCTAAGCTGGTGGTTCCTGATAGGGATTTTAGGGATTCGAACTCGAATTCTTTGAGGGATGATTGCTCTGAGACTTTTGACATGGGGTTCAGAGACAATGCATCTGTGGTGGGGAATGGTGAAAGGAAAGGGGTCAAGAAACCTCGGAGATGGAGCAAGGCGTGGAATATTTGGGGTTTTATACACAGACGAAGTGTTAACAAAGATGAGGATGAGGATAGGTATAGCAGAGCAAATGGGGTAGAGAGGTCCTTTTCAGAGTCTTGGCCAGAATTGAGAGGGGAACGAAATGGAGATGTAAGGGGGGGTTTTAATCCGAAGATGTTGAGGAGCAACAGCAGTGTTAGTTGGAGAAATTCACATAATTTTGGCGGTGGATCTTTTAGCAGTGCAAGGAAGAGCAGTGTTGAGACTAATGGGAATGGGAGAAAGAAGAGGGATGAGTTTGTGTTGGAGAGGAACAGGAGTGCAAGGTATTCACCAAACAACATGGATAATGGACTGTTAAGGTTCTACCTGACGCCGTTGAGGAACAGTCGTCGAAATGGTTGGGGGAAGAGTAAGTCCAGTCATGCACAATCCATTGCAAGGAGCGTATTGCGATTATACTGA